The nucleotide window ATGGTGTCGAGTATGGACTGGAGCCTTTCTGCATCCCTGCGTCCGTTACGCATCACGTCATGGAAGTTCTGGATGTTCATACCACATTTCTCCACGATCTCGCCCTTGATGACATTTGGTGTGTTCTCCCAGGCCTTTACGATCCTATCGGTTAATTCTTTGTTGTGCATTCGTTGGTTTTTTAAAGAAAGGAGCCGGGTTTGATCAATTAATTAAAACCCAAATTCTACTAATAAACTTACCTACTACCGGCTCCAGACTCAGCTATTTATCAATTCAATAATTCGTTTTCCATTTTATCGGCCAACCAGTGGAGGCCATATTTTCGAGCGGTCTCGATATCGCTCCGCATTCCGTCTATGTCGTTGCCGCGGTTGTTGAACTGGGCTTCTAACATCTGAGAGATCTTGGTATCCCTCTGCATTACTTTGGTTGGCATAGCAATTCGGTTTTATTGATTTCTTTATTGGTCCTATCGGCAATTTTTGAGAGTATCCCCAGTCTCATTCTAAGCACGCGGTTCTTGATAGCGGTAAATCTTTTGATTTCCTTTTGCCTTTCATATTCATTGGAGAAGACACTGTAAAATTTTGAGTACTCCACAGTTGCTATACTGTTTTCAAGACTTTGAACCGCAGCGTTATTGCTCTCCAATTTTTCAAGTAAATTTTCTAGTGTAGCCATGGTCTAAGTATTAATCTCCGTTATACACGCCTTTTCTATACTCGCTGCTCAAATCCAAATTTTTTTGGATTTCACGTTCTCTCAAGAAATACTTGATGTTGGGCACTATCTGGTCGAAGGTTTGGGCGGCAACCTGGCCGTTCTCCATTTTTACCGAATAGCCGCTTGCAGGCTTACCGGACCAAGTCTTCCATTCACGGTAGCTCCAGGTGTACTGTTGGCCGTTTACGGATACCACGCCAGTCGTTGGCTGTGGCTTTTCTGTGTTTCGTCGATTAAAAGTTGCTGAGTCCATAATTTTTGTACTTTTATTGTAACTATGATACAAATATATCCCAATATTGGGATTATACCAAATAATAATCACAATATTTTGATTAAAAATACAATTATTTGGAATTTGTTATCACAATTAATTGATTTTGAACGGGAAAGAGATTAAAAGGAAACGCGAATCTTTGGGATTAACCCAAGAAGAGATGGGTAAACTTATAGGAATGAGTAAAAATACCATCTATAATTATGAGAATGGCGGCAAGATACCCTCTACGAAGATCCCAATATTGGTAAAATTTTTTAATGATCGAATCGAACAGGGAAAATTTCCAATTATTAGGACTGAAGGCGAATCTCCTAATGATATCTCGGTAAAAGATCCATTAGGTTTCATCAAGAACAAAAACGGACTAAATTACGAGGAGCTCCCGAATGGTAAATGGAGGGTGAAGGTCCCGAAGGTACCATATCGGGCTTATGCCTCCTTTATAGAAGTTTTTTCGGATGAGTATGAACTGCATAGATCATTCTCAACAACTTATTTCACGGTTGACCACCCAGGGAAGGGAAAATATGTAGCCTTTACCGTGGGGAACGACAGCATGAACGGGGGAGGGATCAACGATACCCCTGACGGTGCGGAAGTACTTGGCCGGGAATTGCAGCGCCACCACTGGAAGGATGGTTTCCGTGACTGCGAGTACGGCTGGATCATAGTTTCCAGTTCCGGGATCATGCATAAGGATATAAAAGGCCCGGATGGCAACGGTACAATTATCTGCCAATCCAGGAACCCATCACCGGAATACCATGACTTCGAGCTGGAGCTGAACGATGTGCACTCGATCTGGAAGGTGATAAAACGGACTTTTTGAGATGTATGCTAAAAAAAGTAGAAAAAAACGCCCAATGTGGCTGCGACTTATAATTTATAATTTCCATTGTCTTGAGGCATTGTTCTTTCCTCCGGGCATAAACAAATAACAATTGTTCTCCCTAAAACATATTGTTTAATGTTAATCTTTTAAAATGAGAAAATTATTATTTGCTCTGGGTTTATTATGTCTAACAACCACAAATGCCCAGATCAAGAGAGTAGATCAACCTTCTTCTGAAGAAATCGGTAAAATAGCTCCAATGGGTTCTCTTAGTATCAAAATAGAGAAATCTGGGGACACCTATAATTTTTTGTACCAGGATGTAAAGTTCACACAAATAAAAGAATTCAAGTCCTTTTCATTCAAGGATGTTGACAACGCATTTGAAGAACTATATAAAATAATCATGGATGGATTCGACAATCCTCCAGCCGATGACATAATGATTGAACTACCGGAGGGATATTTATGGCTTGGATTTACAAAAGCTCTCGGGGTGGTTAATTTCAGGTTTGGCCATTCTGTTACTAATGATGGCTCCGTCATTGGTTTTTCACAATGGCTGACTAAAAAGCAAACCCAAAAACTTTTCGGTAAAAGATGAAAACATTAATACTAACACCGGTTATTGTTATGATTTTTTTGTATTCAGGTATTTCCCTGGCGCAACAATATTATGATGATAATGGCAGCTTCCATTATAGGGAAGTTTTCGAATTGGAGGGCAAATCCCAGGAACAGCTATACAACTCCGTAAAAAAATGGATAGCCGTAAATTTTAACGATGCCAACAATGTCATTAAAATGGATTCGAAAGACCAGATTATCGTTAAAGGGCTTACATCCATCCAAAATAAGGGCGAGGTGAAAGTAGATTTCACCCTTGATATAGCATTTAAAGAAGGTAGGTATAAGCTGGAAATGTACGATCTTGATGCAAATTTCACTGTTTCACCGCAATATCCTACTGTTAAGGTTCCAACAATAAATCCTGATGTCTATACCGTTGAAGACTATAAGAAAC belongs to Aegicerativicinus sediminis and includes:
- a CDS encoding XRE family transcriptional regulator is translated as MNGKEIKRKRESLGLTQEEMGKLIGMSKNTIYNYENGGKIPSTKIPILVKFFNDRIEQGKFPIIRTEGESPNDISVKDPLGFIKNKNGLNYEELPNGKWRVKVPKVPYRAYASFIEVFSDEYELHRSFSTTYFTVDHPGKGKYVAFTVGNDSMNGGGINDTPDGAEVLGRELQRHHWKDGFRDCEYGWIIVSSSGIMHKDIKGPDGNGTIICQSRNPSPEYHDFELELNDVHSIWKVIKRTF
- a CDS encoding DUF4468 domain-containing protein, coding for MKTLILTPVIVMIFLYSGISLAQQYYDDNGSFHYREVFELEGKSQEQLYNSVKKWIAVNFNDANNVIKMDSKDQIIVKGLTSIQNKGEVKVDFTLDIAFKEGRYKLEMYDLDANFTVSPQYPTVKVPTINPDVYTVEDYKKQFIQTTIAAGGTEKMAMKSIDSKKFSDKYWPDAQEYNRQTAKELKKTADSFAANIKSAAGSKKDDW